The following are encoded together in the Pseudomonas sediminis genome:
- a CDS encoding peptidase M15 has protein sequence MNKPVSVQALEDLGRVRLSESFFMRDFLYSEISQIAGIPNIPDFPDRAIEAGRQLCEQLLEPLQDRFGRIAIRSAYRSPAVNAKGAEDGNNCAKNESNYAEHIWDYPDAEGHLGATACIVVPALLPWYDQTGDWTALAWWIHDNLPYANQYWFPKLAAFNLNWSANPQVLPSINTYVTNPHTGDKKALVHKGVATLGVAERKIIVEPWLNTLG, from the coding sequence ATGAATAAACCAGTATCGGTGCAGGCCCTGGAAGATTTGGGTCGGGTCAGGCTCTCCGAGAGCTTCTTCATGCGTGATTTCCTCTACTCGGAAATCAGCCAGATCGCCGGTATCCCGAATATCCCCGACTTCCCCGACCGCGCTATCGAGGCCGGCCGCCAGCTCTGCGAACAGTTGCTGGAGCCCCTGCAAGACCGCTTCGGCCGTATCGCCATTCGCTCGGCGTATCGCTCGCCGGCGGTAAATGCCAAGGGAGCGGAAGATGGCAACAACTGCGCGAAGAACGAAAGCAACTACGCCGAGCATATCTGGGACTACCCGGATGCAGAAGGCCACCTCGGGGCAACTGCCTGCATCGTAGTGCCGGCCTTGTTGCCCTGGTACGACCAGACCGGCGACTGGACGGCGCTGGCCTGGTGGATTCACGACAACCTGCCCTACGCGAACCAGTACTGGTTCCCCAAACTGGCCGCTTTCAACCTGAACTGGAGCGCCAATCCGCAGGTGTTGCCTAGCATCAATACCTATGTCACCAACCCGCACACTGGGGACAAAAAAGCGCTGGTGCATAAGGGTGTGGCCACCTTGGGTGTTGCCGAGCGCAAGATTATCGTCGAGCCGTGGCTGAATACGTTGGGCTGA
- a CDS encoding WYL domain-containing protein encodes MKRKQEITSVRWDLALRYRLIETVAWWEGRLTTGHLMQSFGISRQQASKDINSYISEYAPQNLEYDKHLKGYVPSSHFKPLFIDDSASAYLHLLNQNHDRAPHIEGLALAYAHTEVLQVPDRTVRPELLRPLLRACRNGLRLECEYVSFTTPDAETRLIAPHTLIYTGMRWHVRAYCEKNRDYRDFVLSRFRGVPELMDDKTENTREQDPGWTTQVQVIIEPDSRLKPEQQAIIETDYGMQDGRLVIETRGALVQYVLQRYQIDPTKVHAKATAQQIVVVNLDELQGWLYH; translated from the coding sequence ATGAAGCGTAAGCAGGAAATCACGTCGGTTCGCTGGGATCTGGCACTGCGCTACCGTTTGATCGAGACGGTGGCCTGGTGGGAGGGGCGTCTGACTACAGGTCATCTGATGCAGAGCTTCGGCATCAGCCGGCAACAGGCGTCGAAGGACATCAACTCGTACATTTCCGAGTACGCGCCGCAGAACCTGGAATATGACAAGCATTTGAAGGGGTATGTACCGAGCAGCCACTTCAAGCCACTGTTTATTGATGACAGTGCCAGCGCCTACCTACACCTGCTCAACCAAAATCATGACCGCGCCCCTCACATCGAAGGGCTGGCATTGGCCTATGCGCATACCGAAGTGCTACAGGTGCCGGATCGCACCGTGCGCCCGGAATTGTTACGCCCCCTTCTTCGCGCCTGCCGCAACGGCCTACGCCTGGAATGTGAGTATGTTTCGTTCACCACGCCTGACGCTGAAACGCGTCTGATCGCCCCGCACACGCTGATCTACACCGGCATGCGCTGGCATGTGCGCGCCTATTGCGAGAAGAACAGGGATTACCGCGACTTTGTGTTAAGCCGCTTTCGTGGTGTGCCGGAGTTGATGGACGACAAAACCGAAAATACCCGCGAGCAAGACCCGGGTTGGACTACCCAGGTGCAGGTCATCATTGAACCCGACTCCCGCCTGAAGCCCGAGCAGCAAGCCATCATCGAAACCGACTACGGTATGCAGGATGGCCGACTGGTGATCGAAACACGCGGCGCATTGGTGCAGTACGTATTGCAGCGCTATCAGATCGATCCGACCAAGGTGCATGCCAAAGCGACGGCGCAGCAAATTGTGGTGGTGAATCTGGATGAGTTGCAGGGGTGGCTCTACCACTAG